In Enterobacter cloacae, the following are encoded in one genomic region:
- a CDS encoding SpoVR family protein yields the protein MATIDSISKDNTRLSDGPDWTFELLDVYLAEIDRVAKLYRLDTYPHQIEVITSEQMMDAYSSVGMPINYPHWSFGKKFIETERLYKHGQQGLAYEIVINSNPCIAYLMEENTITMQALVMAHACYGHNSFFKNNYLFRSWTDASSIVDYLIFARKYITDCEERYGVDEVEKLLDSCHALMNYGVDRYKRPQKISLQEEKARQKSREEYLQSQVNMLWRTLPKREEEKAVAEARRYPSEPQENLLYFMEKNAPLLESWQREILRIVRKVSQYFYPQKQTQVMNEGWATFWHYTILNHLYDEGKVTERFMMEFLHSHTNVVFQPPYNSPWYSGINPYALGFAMFQDIKRICQSPTDEDKYWFPDIAGSDWLETLHFAMRDFKDESFISQFMSPKIMRDFRFFTVLDDDRNNYLEISAIHNEEGYREIRSRLSSQYNLSNLEPNIQVWNVDLRGDRSLTLRYIPHNRAPLDKGRKEVLKHVHRLWGFDVLLEQQNEDGSVELLERCPARLNTL from the coding sequence ATGGCTACTATTGATTCCATATCCAAGGACAACACACGTCTGAGCGATGGACCCGACTGGACCTTCGAGCTGCTGGATGTCTACCTCGCCGAGATCGACCGGGTAGCAAAGTTGTATCGCCTGGATACCTATCCCCATCAAATTGAAGTCATTACGTCCGAACAGATGATGGATGCCTACTCCAGCGTCGGGATGCCGATTAACTATCCACACTGGTCGTTTGGTAAAAAATTCATTGAAACCGAGCGCTTGTATAAACACGGCCAGCAGGGATTGGCGTATGAGATTGTCATCAACTCCAATCCGTGTATTGCTTATCTGATGGAAGAGAACACCATTACCATGCAGGCGCTGGTGATGGCGCATGCCTGCTACGGGCACAACTCGTTCTTCAAAAATAACTATCTGTTCCGTAGCTGGACGGATGCCAGCTCAATCGTTGATTACCTGATCTTCGCCCGCAAATACATTACCGACTGCGAAGAACGCTACGGCGTGGATGAAGTGGAGAAACTGCTCGACTCCTGTCACGCGCTGATGAACTACGGCGTCGACCGTTACAAACGGCCACAGAAAATCTCCCTGCAGGAGGAGAAAGCCCGGCAGAAAAGCCGCGAAGAGTATCTGCAAAGCCAGGTGAATATGCTGTGGCGTACCCTGCCGAAGCGTGAAGAGGAAAAAGCGGTCGCCGAGGCGCGGCGCTATCCGTCTGAGCCACAGGAAAACCTGCTTTACTTTATGGAGAAAAACGCCCCATTGCTGGAGTCATGGCAGCGTGAGATCCTGCGCATCGTGCGCAAGGTGAGCCAGTACTTCTACCCGCAGAAACAGACGCAGGTGATGAACGAAGGCTGGGCGACGTTCTGGCACTACACCATCCTTAATCACCTCTATGACGAAGGGAAAGTCACCGAGCGGTTCATGATGGAATTCCTGCACAGCCACACCAATGTGGTGTTCCAGCCCCCTTACAACAGCCCGTGGTACAGCGGTATTAACCCATATGCGCTTGGCTTTGCCATGTTCCAGGATATTAAACGCATCTGCCAGTCGCCAACGGACGAAGACAAATACTGGTTCCCGGATATTGCCGGTTCGGACTGGCTGGAAACGCTGCATTTTGCGATGCGCGACTTTAAGGATGAGAGCTTCATCAGCCAGTTTATGTCGCCGAAAATCATGCGTGATTTCCGCTTCTTCACCGTGCTGGATGATGACCGCAATAACTACCTGGAGATTTCGGCAATTCATAACGAAGAGGGATACCGTGAGATCCGCTCTCGCCTCTCTTCCCAGTACAACCTGAGCAACCTTGAGCCAAACATTCAGGTATGGAATGTGGATCTGCGCGGTGACCGCTCTCTGACGTTACGCTACATTCCGCACAACCGCGCGCCGCTGGATAAAGGGCGCAAAGAGGTGCTGAAGCATGTGCATCGCCTGTGGGGGTTTGATGTACTGCTGGAGCAGCAGAATGAGGATGGCAGCGTAGAGCTGCTGGAACGCTGCCCGGCGCGGTTGAATACGCTTTAA
- a CDS encoding alanine racemase, giving the protein MSRPVLAQLNLQALKDNLQIVRRAAPGSRVWSVVKANAYGHGIDRIWSALSATDGFALLNLEEAILLRERGWKGPVLLLEGFFHADDLPLLDKYRLTTSVHSNWQIKALQNAKLHAPLDIYLKMNSGMNRLGFQPERVHTVWQQLRALKNVGEMTLMAHFADAERPDGIADALVRIDQAAEGLDCPRSLSNSAATLWHPEAHYNWVRPGIILYGASPSGQWQDIANSGLKPVMTLRSEIIGVQTLKAGDTVGYGSRYRATGEQRIGIVAGGYADGYPRIAPTGTPVWVNGVRTGTVGTVSMDMLAVDLTPCPQAGIGSPVELWGNEVKIDDVAAAAGTVGYELMCALAPRVPVVTV; this is encoded by the coding sequence ATGTCCCGTCCTGTTCTGGCTCAGCTGAATTTGCAGGCTCTGAAGGATAACCTGCAAATTGTTCGCCGCGCCGCACCAGGTTCACGCGTGTGGTCGGTGGTGAAAGCGAATGCCTACGGTCACGGCATTGACCGTATATGGAGCGCGCTCAGTGCCACCGACGGCTTTGCCTTACTGAATCTGGAAGAGGCTATTCTGTTGCGCGAGCGCGGCTGGAAGGGGCCAGTCTTGCTGCTGGAAGGGTTCTTCCACGCCGACGATCTGCCGCTGCTGGATAAGTACCGCCTGACCACCAGCGTGCACAGCAACTGGCAGATTAAAGCTCTGCAGAATGCGAAGCTGCATGCCCCGCTGGATATTTATCTCAAAATGAACAGCGGCATGAACCGTCTGGGCTTCCAGCCTGAGCGGGTGCATACGGTCTGGCAGCAGTTGCGCGCCCTGAAAAACGTGGGGGAAATGACGCTGATGGCGCATTTTGCCGATGCCGAAAGACCGGACGGTATTGCCGATGCGCTGGTGCGTATCGACCAGGCGGCAGAAGGGCTGGATTGTCCGCGCTCGCTGTCGAATTCGGCGGCGACGCTCTGGCATCCTGAAGCACACTATAACTGGGTGCGCCCTGGGATCATTTTGTACGGTGCGTCCCCGTCTGGTCAGTGGCAGGATATCGCCAACAGCGGCCTGAAGCCGGTAATGACTCTGCGGAGCGAAATTATCGGCGTACAGACGCTGAAGGCGGGAGATACGGTAGGGTACGGCAGCCGTTACCGGGCAACGGGTGAACAGCGTATTGGTATTGTGGCAGGCGGCTATGCAGACGGTTATCCGCGCATCGCACCGACCGGCACGCCAGTGTGGGTAAATGGTGTTCGCACGGGGACGGTGGGTACAGTGTCGATGGATATGCTGGCCGTTGACCTGACTCCGTGCCCGCAGGCAGGCATTGGTTCGCCGGTAGAGCTGTGGGGCAATGAAGTGAAAATTGACGATGTGGCCGCCGCGGCGGGGACGGTCGGCTATGAGCTGATGTGTGCTCTGGCACCGAGAGTGCCTGTTGTGACGGTATAA
- the dadA gene encoding D-amino acid dehydrogenase, with protein sequence MRVVILGSGVVGVTSAWYLSQAGHEVTVIDREPGPALETSAANAGQISPGYAAPWAAPGVPLKAIKWMFQRHAPLAISLDGTQFQLKWMWQMLRNCDTRHYMENKGRMVRLAEYSRDCLKALRASTGIEYEGRQGGTLQLFRTAQQYENATRDIAVLEDAGVPYQLLEASQLGQVEPALAEVAHKLTGGLRLPNDETGDCQLFTQRLAHMCEQAGVKFRFNTSVDKLLSEGENLYGVKCGEEVIKADAYVMAFGSYSTAMLKGILDIPVYPLKGYSLTIPVKEESGAPVSTILDETYKIAITRFDNRIRVGGMAEIVGFNTELLQPRRETLEMVVGDLFPRGGFVEQATFWTGLRPMTPDGTPIVGRTPFKNLWTNTGHGTLGWTMSCGSGQLLSDLISGRTPAIPFDDLSAARYQSGFTPSRPQHLHGAHN encoded by the coding sequence ATGCGTGTTGTCATACTGGGAAGTGGTGTCGTTGGCGTAACCAGCGCCTGGTATTTAAGTCAGGCGGGACATGAGGTTACCGTTATCGACAGGGAACCCGGCCCGGCGCTGGAAACCAGCGCGGCGAATGCCGGGCAAATCTCACCGGGCTATGCGGCACCGTGGGCGGCTCCCGGCGTCCCGTTGAAGGCGATCAAGTGGATGTTCCAGCGTCATGCACCGCTGGCGATCAGCCTGGACGGCACGCAGTTCCAGCTTAAGTGGATGTGGCAGATGCTGCGCAACTGCGATACCCGGCATTACATGGAAAACAAAGGGCGCATGGTGCGTCTGGCGGAATACAGTCGTGACTGCCTGAAAGCCTTGCGCGCCTCGACCGGTATTGAGTATGAAGGCCGTCAGGGGGGAACGCTGCAGTTGTTCCGTACGGCACAACAGTATGAAAACGCCACCCGCGATATTGCCGTGCTTGAAGATGCTGGCGTACCGTATCAACTGCTGGAAGCCAGCCAACTGGGGCAGGTAGAGCCTGCACTGGCGGAAGTGGCGCATAAGCTGACCGGGGGGCTGCGTTTACCTAACGATGAAACCGGTGACTGCCAGCTCTTTACTCAGCGTCTGGCGCACATGTGTGAACAGGCGGGGGTGAAATTCCGGTTTAACACCTCTGTCGACAAGTTGCTGTCGGAAGGGGAAAACCTCTACGGCGTGAAGTGCGGTGAAGAGGTGATCAAAGCCGACGCGTACGTCATGGCGTTTGGCTCATACTCCACCGCCATGCTGAAAGGCATTCTCGATATTCCGGTATATCCGCTGAAAGGCTACTCGCTGACGATCCCGGTGAAAGAGGAAAGCGGTGCCCCTGTATCGACCATTCTGGATGAAACCTACAAAATCGCCATTACCCGTTTCGATAACCGCATCCGTGTGGGCGGTATGGCGGAGATCGTCGGCTTTAACACCGAGCTGCTGCAACCGCGTCGTGAAACGCTGGAGATGGTGGTGGGCGATCTCTTCCCGCGCGGTGGGTTTGTTGAGCAGGCAACGTTCTGGACTGGTCTGCGTCCAATGACACCTGACGGTACGCCAATTGTGGGCCGCACGCCGTTTAAAAATCTGTGGACGAATACCGGGCACGGTACCCTCGGCTGGACGATGTCCTGTGGTTCGGGACAATTGTTGAGCGACCTGATCTCCGGGCGCACGCCGGCCATTCCGTTTGATGATTTAAGTGCCGCGCGCTATCAATCAGGGTTCACCCCATCGCGTCCACAGCACCTGCACGGCGCGCATAATTAA